The Meiothermus sp. CFH 77666 genome segment AGGCCGAGCAGACTCAATCACGCTCTCAGGGTAGGCCGGCGGGTGTTTTTCAACAGTATTCCAGACTAAGCACTAACCAACCGTTTAGTTGTAAGGATTCCAGGTAACTCCACTTCCAGGGAGCGTTCCACTAAGGAAAAAGCGCCGCGCATGTGGGCGGGGTCGGCGGTATTGCCCATTTTGAGCTGCCGGTACTGATCCAGGGTGATGGGGCTCATGGGCAGGGGAGAGAGGAGCGGAACCACCCGATCCATCAGCGCCAGCGGGATGGGCAGCAGGGGTTTTCGAGAGCCCAGGGTATCGCGCACCAGCAGCAGTAATTCGCGGAAGGTGTACTCTTTGGGCCCCACCAGGTTGTAACTGCGGTGAAGGGTGTGGGGGCGGCTCAGGGCCTGTTCAAAAGCCAGGGCCACATCGCCCACCCAGATGGGGCGGAACACAAAGCTGCCATCGCCAATTTGGGGGATGAAGGGAATGGGGGCGGTGACCAGCCCTTTCAAAATGCCCCCAAAGAACTCGTCGCCCTGGCCGAAAATCAGGCTGGGGCGCAGAATGGTCCAGTCCAGTCCGGAGGCCTGTACCAGCTCCTCACCTTCGGCCTTGGTCTCGTAGTAGCGGCTGCCGGTACCCCGGGCGGTGCCCAGCGCCGACATGTGTACAAAACGTCGAATACCCGCGGCCCTGGCTGCTGCCAAACTGTGGCGCACCCCTTCCACGTGAGCCTGACGGAAGGTCTGGTCGCCCCGTTCGCGGATGATGCCCACCAGGTAGATCAGGGCTTCCTGGCCCTGGGCCGCCTCGAGCAGACCCTCGTCTTTGGCGGCATCGGCCATCACGTAGCGCACCCCTGCAAGCGGGCCTTCGCCCCGCCTCGAGGCCACCGTAACCTGGTGGCCCTGCTCCAGCAGGTGCCGCGCCAGGTGGGTGCCCACATAGCCGCTGCCGCCGACGATGAGTACCTTCATAAACCCTCTAAACGGCTTGTAGCATCCGGCTTTCGGCCTCGAGCTCCAGGGTCTTGCGGTCTACCAGGTAAATTTTGCGATAGCCGGTGTCCAGGATGCCCTCGTGGCGCAGGTCGGAGAGCAGCTTGCTGACCGACTCACGGGTGGAAGCGGTGGCGTCGGCGATTTCTTCGTGGCTGGCAGTAACGTAAACCCCGCGTTCGTCCTGGCCCTTGGCGGCGGTGGCGGCCAGGTAGAGCAGGTAGCGGCAGATGCGGCTGCGCAGTTCGCCCCACTGAAGGTGGGTCTCGTAGGCCTGTACCTGTACCATCTGGCTGGCCAGGCTTCCGGCCAGGGCCCGCAGGTCGTCGTTGGAGAGGGTTTTGGGATCCACGGCAAAAGCAGCCGCCTCGGTCAGGGCTTCGGCAGTGTACCGGTACTGCCGCTCCGAAAGGGCTTCTTCCCCGAAGTAATCACCCGGCAGCACGTGACGCAGGGTGAGCTGGCGTCCATCGGGCAGAATCTCGATGATGCGCACCAGGCCGCGCTCGAGGTGATAAAGCACCTCCGCACGGTCGCCAGCCCGATAGATCACTTCTTTTCTACGCACCTTTTTCATAAAGCCTCCTTGAACAGGACTTGCGAGATTGCAGCATGGCAGAAAGACGACGATTTTGCCCCACAGGGAGCGCCCCCCTGGAAAAGCCCAGCCCTACCACAAGCCTGCCTCCTTCAGGGCTGCCGAGAGCAGCTCGGCCAGCTCCCGGGGGTCGTTGCCCATGTAGCGTGCACCCAGCCGTTCCACCGAACGGGGGTCGTTGGCGGCGGCGCGCCCGCCCACCACAACCAGTGGGGCCAGGTGGCGGAGGGCCTGATGGGGAAGCGACTCGAGGGAAACCGGCTGGGCCGCAGAAAGCACAATGGCTTTGGCCCCGGTGCGCTCGGCGAAGGATTTGAGGTCGGCCAGGGGGGTATTGGGGCCCAGGTAGTGCACGGTGTAGCCGGCTCGGCGCAGGAACAATGCGGTAATCAGGCTCCCGATCTCGTGCTGCTCCCCCGGCAGGGTCGAGACCACCAGGGTGGGCCCCAGCGAACCGCCCATCAGATTGAGCAGGCCCTGCAAGGAGCCGCGCAGGTAGGTGCTGGCAAAGTGCTCCTGGGCGGTGCTGACCCGGCCGATGTGCCAGCCATCCCCAATGCGGCGCAGGCAGGGTGAGATGACGTCCATGATGACGGTCTCCATGGGGTGGAGCTTGTAAGCCTCCGATAGAATCCGTTCGGCGGCTTCGGTATCGGCGTGAAGCAGGGCTTCCTCGAGCTCAAGCGAGAGGGTTTCGGGGGGGCGGGGCCCTTCCTGGGTCAGGCCCTCGAGGTAGCGCCTGACCGCCTGGGCGGGGGCTACCCCCTCGGCAATCCATTGCTTGATCTGTCGCAGGGCCTCGAGGTCGGTCTCGCTGTACAACCTGTGTCCACCCGGCGAGCGCTCGGGCCGGGGAAAACCATAGCGCCGCTCCCACTGGCGGAGGAGCGCAGAAGACAGATTGGTGCGTTCCTCCACTTCGGCGATGGTGTAAACCCCTAGATCGTTGCGCATAAGTAAATCCCTTTGTTACAAAATAAGCTACACTACTGTCTAAGTTTTGTCAAGGATATACCCAATACTGTGCAAAATATGTACAAGTTTAGGAATGCCTCCGAAAGACGTACTCAACATGAACAAACCTATCCCTGATCAAAGAAAGCCCCTGCCCCTTACACTGGCCGCTCGAACCAACCTCTGGCCCATTACGGCCTACGGCTATGAGATCTGGCGCAAGCGAGCTCTCTCGCTGCTGGCCGGAAGACCCTTTCCCCTCGAGGAGGAGCTAGGCCTGATGGTCAGAGCGGTTCAACCCGTGGCCGGCCTGACCTTTTTGGATCTGGGCACTTCTACGGGCCTGTATGCAAGGGCTTTGCTCGAGGCTGGGGCGGCCAGGGCTTACGCCCTCGACCTGTCGCCAACCATGCTCAAAGTGGCGCTCCAGAAGGCCGGGGGAGATGCCGGTTTCGTACCCTTGCTGGCCCGTGCCGAGGCCATTCCCTTGCCCGATGTCTCGGTGGATGGGGTGGTGGTGGGGGGCAGTTGGAACGAATTCCCCCATCCCCAGTCGGTGGTGGACGAGATGTACAGGGTGCTTAAGCCGGGCGGGCGGCTCTGGATTATGTTTAGCCATCGTTCTGGAAGCTTTGTTCAGCGGTTGTTAGAGTGGAGCGGGTTGCGTTTTCCAGACCTGGTTGATTTACTAACAGTGCTTCGCGCAAAGGGTTTCAGGGTGGAAGGTTGGCGAGAGGGGTCGGTAGGATTTGTGACAGGGACAAAAGTCCCAACCCGTCAGTAGACGCATAGTAGGCCCATACGGGAGAGACAGGAGACCAGCATGGAACCCAACTGGCAAGCGGTATCGGAAATTATCCGTCGCCACTCGGCCACGTTTTATTACGGTAGCTTGCTGTTCAAGGGCGAGGCCCGCAAGGGCGCCTGGGCCGTGTATGCGGCTTGCCGCATTGGGGACGACGCCGTGGATGAGTCGACCAACCCGCTGGCCGATTTGAACGAATGGTGGGCCGGCATCGAACGGGCCTACGCCGGGATGCCCAGAGAAGACTGGGAAGTGGCCCTGGCCTGGGCCCTGGAGCGCTGGGAGATTCCCCATCAAGCCTTTGCCGACATGAAAGAGGGCTTTCTGGCCGACCTAAACCCGGTGCGCCTGGAAACCCTGGACGAGCTATACGCCTACTGCTACCGGGTGGCCGGCACGGTGGGTTTGATGATCGCGCCCATTGGCGGCGCAGGGGAAGCAGGCCGCGGGGCGGCCATCAAGCTGGGCCAGGCCATGCAGCTTACCAACTGCTTGCGTGACGTGGGCGAAGACCTGGCGCTGGGGCGGGTGTATCTGCCCGCCGAGCTGATGCACAAGCACGAGGTGTCCATCGAAGACCTGCGCCAGGGCTGTATCAGCCCGCGCTACGTGGCCTTGATGCGCGAACTGGCTGCCGAGGCCCGCCGGCTCTACCGCGAGGGCCTGGGGGGCCTCAAATACCTCCAGACCGGGCGCGGGGCCATTGCCCTGGCCGCCCTGCAATACCAGGGCATTCTGGACAAGCTCGAGCTGATGGGCTGGGACAACCTCTCGAGGCGGGCCTCGCTTTCCACCTACGAGCGGGTGATGCTCCTGCCCAAGGCCATCTGGCTGCGGGGCGCGTAGGGCTTGATCGTGGGATGAAAAGCCAGGGAATTAGCGGTTGCCAACAGACGGCCCCGCCGACCACTGGCGTATGATGCTGCCGGTATGCCGGATTTTGACGTGGTAGTTGTGGGCGCGGGGCACAACGCGCTGGTGACGGCGGCCTACCTGGCCCAGGCAGGGTACCGGGTGGGGGTGTTTGAGCGGCGCAAGGTGCCGGGCGGGGCGGTCTCGACCATAGACCACGAGGGCTTCCGCTTCGACCTGGGGGGCAGTGCGCATATTTTGATTCGCCTGACCCCCATCCCGGACGAACTGGAGTTGTACCAGCACGGGCTGGAGTACCTCGAGCTCGACCCCCTCTTTCACGCCTCCGACGCCAAAGAGAGCTGGTTTGTCTGGCGCGACCCCGAGCGCACGGCGGCAGAGCTGGACGAGCGCTACCCCGGCCAGGGGGCGGCCTACCGCCGCTTCATGCGCGACTGGATGCCCTTTGGCCAGGCTGTCAAAGAGGCGTTCCTGGCTTCGCCCAGCCCCCTCAACCTGGGGCAGAAGATGATCTGGGGGGCGGGCTTTGGGCGCGACTGGCAGAAGCGGCTGCCGCAGATTCTGCGCCCCTATGGCGACGTGGCGCGGGAGTACTTCAGCGAGGAGCGGGTGCGGGCCCCCCTGGTCTGGATGGCGGCGCAGTCCGGCCCGCCCCCTTCCGACCCGCTCTCGTCGCCGTTTTTGCTCTGGCACCCGCTTTATCATGTGGGCGGGGTGGCCCGGCCCCGAGGGGGCTCGGGGGGGCTGTCGCAGGCGCTGGTGCGGGCCCTCGAGGCCAAAGGGGGGCGGGTACACCTGGAGAGCCCGGTCACGCAGATAGTGCTCGAGGGTTCAAAAGCCGTGGGTATCCGCTTGCAGGATGGCCAGAGCGTGAGCGCCCGGGCAGTGGTGGCCGGGGCGCATATCCAGAAAACCCTGGGTCTGCTGCCCCCCGACCGAACCCCCGAGGTGGCCAGGGGCCTGCGGGTGGGCAACGGCTTCGGCCTGATTCTGCGGCTGGGCCTCTCTGAGAAACTGCGCTACCAGACCCACCCCGGCGATGAATCGCGCATTGGCCTGGGGCTTTTCATCACCGATGAGCTGCAACTGAACCGGGCCTACGGCGACTACCTTTCGGGCGAGCCCACCCGCGACCCGCCCCTGATTGCCATGAGCTTTAGCGCGGTGGACCCCACCCTGGCCCCACCAGGGGGCGAGACGCTCTGGCTGTGGGCCCAGTACTACCCCTACCGGCTGGCCTCGGGAAGCTGGGAAACCCGGGCCCAGGAGGCCCGCGAAGGGGTAATCCGGAGCTTTGAGCGCTTCGACCCCGAGATCCGCCGCAAGATTGTGGCCGAGCTGATCCAGACGCCGCTCTGGCTGGAAAACGAGTTTGCCATGCCCAGCGGCAACGTGATGCACCTGGAGATGACCCCCGACCAGATGTTCATGTTCCGCCCCTGGCTGGGGGCCCACGAGTACCGCTTCCCCGGCGTGAAGGGGCTCTACCTGACCGGGGCCAGCACCCATCCGGGCGGGGGCATTATGGGGGCTAGCGGGCGCAACGCAGCCCGCGTGCTGCTCAGGGATTTGAGCCGGAAGCGGGTCTAAAGAGACCCTTCAATCCAGGGCCTGGTTGGAACCCGGTGGCAGCAGGCTCAAAATCAGCAGATGCTCCGGCAGAATGATGTAAATCAGGCGGTAGCCTTCGCCGAAGACCGCTTGACGAACATCGCTGCGTCCAGATCTGCTGATGGGGGCGATGGGGGCCGATTCCTCAAACATCTGGATATGCTCGAGGGTTCGATTCAGCGCGGCCTCGAAGCGCTCGAGGCGCTTTGGGCTCAGCTCGAGACGAAGAGAGTCACGTTGTTCTTCCGCCCCGGTGGCCCACTCAACGCTTCGCACGGGGCCGGACTCCCTCAAAGGCTGGGTGTTCACCCTGCGCCAGCTCCATCAAGCTGTCCACTGCCTGCCGAGCCGCCTCGTAGTTGCTGATCAGTTCCTGATATGCCTCGATGCTCATGATTACCGCAGCAGCCCGTCCGCTCTGGGTTAGCAGCACCGGGCTTTTGCGCTCGCGGATGCGCTGCATAATTTTGGCCAGGTTGTTGCGAAAATCGGTCAAGGGGACGATATCTTCCTGGGGATTTTGAATCTTGATCACAAATCTAGTGTACACCTTTATGTACAAAACCATGTTGAGAAAAACGACGTTGCATTGCCAGGCTTCGGTGCAAGGAGGGGTTGCAACCAGAGTTTGTGCAGGGGCATTGTCCGGCTTTGTAATCTCGGCTAGTCCGGGCCTGCTGTGGGGGCGTAGCCTGGTACAAGGTGAGCGAGCTTTACGACTACATCATTGCCGGAGCGGGCGCGGCGGGCCTGAGCCTGGCCTACCACCTGATAGAGGCCGGCTTGCATGAACAGCGTATTTTGTTGCTCGACCGGGCGCCCAAGACCGCCAACGACCGCACCTGGTGCTTCTGGGAAGTGGGGGAGGGCCCCTTCGAGCGCGTGGTGTTTCGCAAGTGGAACCAAATCTGGTTTCACGGTGAAGGGATTTCCAGGCGACTGGAGATTGCCCCCTACGCCTACAAGATGATCCGGGGGCTGGACTTTTACGCGTTCATGAACCGGTGGGTTGCGGAGCAACCCAACATTACCGTTCGATACGGCGAAATCTCGCACATCGTGGAACGGGAGGGAGGGGTAGAGGTGGGGCTCGAGGGGCAGACCTTCCGGGGCCGGTGGGCCTTCAGCAGCCTGTACCAACCGCCCCCCCGGAACCCCCGCTATCACTACCTGCTCCAGCACTTCAAGGGCTGGGTGGTCAAGACCCCCGGGACAGTGTTCGATACAGAGGCGGCCACCTTTATGGACTTCCGGGTGGCGCAGCAGGGGGCGGTGCGGTTTGCGTATGTCCTGCCCTTCGATGCCCAGACCGCGCTGGTGGAGTACACCCTGTTCTCGCCCGAGCTGCTGGCCCCGGAAGCCTACGATGCGGGCCTGCGCGAGTACCTCGAGGGTATTCTGGGCCTGGGAAGCTACGAAATCCTCGAGAGCGAGTTTGGCATCATCCCCATGACCGATGCCCCCTTTCCCCGCCGACAAAGCGCCCACATAATCAATATCGGCATGGCCGGGGGCCGCACCAAAGCCTCGACCGGCTACACCTTCCGGCGCATTCTGAAGGAGTCGCGCCGCATTGCCCAAGCGCTCCGCCAGACCGGGCAGCCCTTTTACCCGGAGCCCGCCTTCAACCGACACGCCTTCATGGACAGCGTGCTTTTGAACGTCCTGGAAAAAGAGCGCAGCCCCGGCAAGCAGGTTTTTAGCGACCTCTTCCGCAAAAACCCCCCCGAGCGGGTGCTGCGCTTTTTGGACGAAGAGACTGGCCTTCTCCAGGATTTGCAAATTATGGCCAGTGTGGACATACCGGCCTTTGTGGAGGCGACGCTCGAGGTCATCGGGCGGCGCCTAGGCAGGCGGGAGCCGGGCCGGGTGGCCCCCAGGCGAGGGTAGCGGTGGACATTTTGTTGCTTACGCTGGGGATGCTTTTGCTGGCCTGGGGCGGCCTGGCCTGGCTGCGGCCACAGGGTTCTATAGCCGGCCCGGCCTGGCTGCGCTGGCTGGGGGGCCTGGGCGGCATGGGCCTGGCCCTCCTGGGTGCGGTGCTGCTGGTGCTGGGCTGGAATGGGCTATTGGGCGCGGCCCTGGCGGTGTGGGGCTGTGGGCTGGCGGTGCTGGCGGTCTGGGGTGGCGACCTGCTCTGGGCTCTCCGCCGAACGCTGGCCGTGGTAGCGGGGGGGGCTTTGCTGATGGGCGGGGGGCTCTCCTGGTTGGCGGGGGGCCGGGTCGAGCTGGGGGTCTGGGCGCTGCTATCGGCAACCGTGGCGGCGCAGGCGCTCTGGCTTTTGCGGCAGCCCGAGGCCCTGGCACGGCTCCGGTGGCTGCAAACCCACCTGAAGCCCTGGATGGTGCTCCTGGCCCTGGCGGTGCTGGTGCGGATTCCGGTGCCGCTGTGGCTCGAGGGCTTTGCCCTGATTAGCCTGGTGCAGATGTCGCTCATCAGTCTGGCCGCGCTGTGGTGGGGCTTCACGCAGATAGGGGCCCGGATTGGCCTGCTGTTTGGCCTGGCCTTTGCCCTGGGCTTGGGGGTGGAGCTTTTGGGCAGCAAAACCGGCCTGCCCTTTGGGCTCTACACCTACCAGGGGGCCCCGCCGCCCACCGTGCTGGGCGTGCCCCTCATCGTGCCGCTGGGCTGGTTTTCCCTGGTGCTCTCGGCGCATGGGCTGGCCGGGGGGCGGCCCTGGCTGACCGGGCTTCTGGTGGTGGCCTGGGATCTGGGCCTGGAAGCCCTGATGCCTGCCAAGGGCTACTGGACTTGGCAGGATCCCCACCCCCTCTGGTACGGCGCACCTTTGCAGAACTACCTGGCCTGGTTTGCGGTGGGTTTTGTGATTTCCTGGATGTATGGTCGGCTGGGGCCCGGGTTGCACCGGAACCGGTCTTTTGGCTGGGCGTACCGCCTCGAGGCCCTGTTTATTCCGGTAGGGCTGGCCCTGTTTGGCCTGTGGCCGGCGGCTTTGGTGTGTGGCCTGGCCATGAATCTGCTGGCCTGGAGTGAATATCTGCGCGGATGGGCGGGGGAGAGATTCGGGCGGATAGCCGATAGCCGATAGCCGGCGCAATGAAGGAAGCGAAACGGGCCGTGCTCACCCTTGCAGTACCTGAAGCTGAAGGCCGAAAGCCACTCGGCTCGAGGCCTACGACCGCTCTCGCCGCACAAGCCTTATATCGTTTTCCCCTTACCCTCTCCCCTTGCGGGAGAGGGTGGCGACACCGGCCAGTTTGGTACTGATTTTGCCGAATAAAACGTCTCTAACGGTAACCCGGTGTCGACGGGTGAGGGGTTGCAAAAACGATGTCCATGCAAATGATAAGAGCCTCTCTCGCTGCACTACCCCCTCGACCTTCGGCGGTTGGCCCTGGTAGGGTGTAACCGTTATGCGACCCTGGGAACGATTGCTGGCCGCCTTCTTCCGGGTGCTGTTTGGGCGTTCGGTGCGGCGGGGGTTGCGGGGGGTATGGGTGCGAGGTGCGCTGCCGGAGGGGGCTTTTGTGCTGGCGAGCAACCACCATTCCTGGTGGGATAGCTATCTGCTGCCGGTTTTGTTCTGGAACGCCCGACGGCCTTTCAAAATTGTGGTGGGGGAGCGTCGCCTGCGCGAGTTCGCTTTTTTTCGCCACCTCGACACGGTCTCGGCGGCCAGGCCCCGTGAGGGCCTGCGGGCCCTGGCGCACGGCGAGGTACTGATCGTTTTTCCGGAAGGTGAGCTGCGGCCTCCGGGGGCGCTGGGTGAGCTGAACAAAGGGGTGGTCTGGTTTGCCGAGAGGGCAGGGGTGCCGGTGGTGCCGGTGGCCTCGAGGGTTGCCCTGCGCGGGCACGAGTTTGCCGAGGCTTACCTGGTGTTCGGCGAACCCCTGGGGCCCGACCTGAACCGGCTGCGTCTGCAGCTAGAACAGATGCTCACCGAGCTGGACCACCAGATTCGCACCGCCCCCGCCGAGGAACCCCTGCCCGGCTTCGAGCGACGTATCGCCGGGCGCCAGAGCACCCACGAGCGCATGGCGGGCTGGGGGGCGGCGCTGGGTAAACTGACGGGAGGACGCTGAAAGCCGAAAGCTCAAACAAGGCCGATGGTTGACCGCTAGTTGACCCCTCGACCCCTGACCCCTATGCCCGCTCTCCTCGATTACGTCCTCTACACAGTCCTGGCCTGGCTGGGCCTGAAGCTCGGCATTCTCCTCCTCAACCTGGGGTTTTTTCCGGTGTTGCGGCGGGAAAAGTTGCGGGGCCCACGCCCCACGGTCTCGCTCCTGGTGCCCGCCCGCAACGAGGCCCACAACTTGCGCGAGACCCTGCCGGGGATGCTCCTGCAAGGGGTGCAGGAGATTCTGGTGCTGGACGACCACTCCACCGATGGCACGGCCCAGGTGGTCGAAGCGTTCAGCCGCCAGGACGCCCGGGTGCGCCTCTTGCCGGGCCTGCCCAAACCCGAGGGCTGGATGGGCAAGACCTGGGCCTGCTTTCAACTGGCCCAGGCCGCCCAGGGGGAGGTACTGCTCTTCAGCGATGCCGACGTGTACTGGCGCAAGCACGGGGTGCGGGCGGTGCTGGCCCGGATGGAGCGGGAGCGCGCCGGGCTGGTCTCGGTCTACCCTCGCCAGATTACCCCCAGCCTGGCCGAGCGGGTACTTTTGCCCCTGATTGACGATGTGCTGCTGTGCTACCTGCCTTATCCGCTCATCGCTACGCCCTTCCCTTCGGCGGCGGCGGCCAACGGGCAGGTGATGGCCTTTACGCGACAGGCCTACCTGTCTGCGGGGGGCCATGCGGCGGTGCGGGGGGAGGTGCTCGAGGACGTACGCCTGGCCCAGAAGACCAAGGCTGCCGGCGAACGCCTGGCAGTAGCCCTGGGGGGCGGGCTGGTCGCGGTGCGGATGTACCGGAGCTTCGCAGAAATTATCGAGGGGCTGGGCAAGAACCTGATCGAGTTCCACGGGAAGAGCCGGGTGTTGCTGGCCCTCTCGTACCTGGGCCACCTGACGGCCTACACGCTGTGCTGGCCGCTGGCCCTGCTCGAGCCGGGGTGGCTCTGGGTGGGTGGTCTGGGGCTCCTGGAGCGCTTGTTGCTGGGCCTCAAGACTGGGCGCGAAGGGTGGGAGTGGGTGCTGGTACCGCTGGCTCCGCTTTTCAGCACGCCCATCTATTTGCGCTCTGGGCAAAAAAGATACACCTGGAAAGGGCGAGAATATACCCGATGAAGGCCATGGTGGTGGGGGCGGGTTTTGCCGGGCTGGCCGCAGCCTTGCGGCTCCGTAGGGCCGGGCTGGAAGTAACGGTGCTGGAGCAGTTTGACCAGCCGGGCGGCAAGGCCATCGGCTGGGAGGGCGTGCCCACCGGCCCCACGGTGCTTACGCTGCCCGAAATTCCCCGCCAGATTCTGGGTGCCTTTGGGCACGAGTTACCCGGGCTCAAACCTGTTTCCCCCCTCACCCGCTATGCCTGGCCCGATGGCCGGGTCTTTGCCCCTGAGCTCGAGCTAGGGGCCACCCTGGCCCAGCTTTCGGCCCAGGAAGCCCGCGATTACCGGCGCTTGCTGGACCAGGCCCGTACGATGTACGAAGGGGCCCGGGAGACCTTCATTTTTGGCCCGCCCCCACAGGTTTTCCGACTCCTGCAGTACGGCTTGCGCGAGGGTGTGAAGGCCCACCCCCTGCAACCCCTCTCGGCCCTGGTGCAGTCGGGCCCCTACCTGACCCCTTTTTTCCTGCGCTTTGCCACCTACCTGGGCGCCAACCCCTACCGGGCCCCGGCGGTGCTGCACAACATCGCCTGGGTGGAGCTGGGGCTGGGGGTGTTTCACCTGCCGGGCGGGATGCGGGCGCTGGCCCAGCAACTCTACGCACTGGCCCGGGCCCAGGGGGTCGAGTTTTTGTTCGGGCACAAGCTGCTCCAGATGCAACACCTGCCGGGGCGGGTGGGGGCCCTGCAAACCGATCAGGGCTGGCACAGCGCCGACCTGTATGTATCGGCGGCGGATCGGCACTTCACCCTGGGGTGGCTCGGCCTGCCGGTACCCCAGGAGGCCCTGGGGGTCTCGGGGTTTGCCGTGCTGATGAAGCTCTCCGAGGCCGTGCCGCTGGGTCATTTCATCTATTTTTCGGCGGACTACCACGCCGAGTGGAACCAGATTGCCGCCGGGCGCTGGCCCCAGGATCCCACCCTCTACCTGCACACCGACGGCGA includes the following:
- a CDS encoding NAD(P)/FAD-dependent oxidoreductase, which encodes MKAMVVGAGFAGLAAALRLRRAGLEVTVLEQFDQPGGKAIGWEGVPTGPTVLTLPEIPRQILGAFGHELPGLKPVSPLTRYAWPDGRVFAPELELGATLAQLSAQEARDYRRLLDQARTMYEGARETFIFGPPPQVFRLLQYGLREGVKAHPLQPLSALVQSGPYLTPFFLRFATYLGANPYRAPAVLHNIAWVELGLGVFHLPGGMRALAQQLYALARAQGVEFLFGHKLLQMQHLPGRVGALQTDQGWHSADLYVSAADRHFTLGWLGLPVPQEALGVSGFAVLMKLSEAVPLGHFIYFSADYHAEWNQIAAGRWPQDPTLYLHTDGDTAFMLVNAPPLPPGTSSPPESQAYAEHLLQKLARLHPLPIRAWRALSPVDYSRTAYRGALYGRAPHGLLGALRPGWAVAGLRNLVQVGGTVHPGGGVPLSMLSGWNGAGWLLSRASGQRGGFA